One window of Thermacetogenium phaeum DSM 12270 genomic DNA carries:
- the hisG gene encoding ATP phosphoribosyltransferase: MAVDWITFALPKGRLLPFATGLLRDAGLLRTEIDGNGRRLVYRDEERGLRYLICRAADVPTFVEYGAADLGVAGKDVILEQGKDICELLDLGFGECRFVVAVPASRLELFKDGLAGYLARCGQLRVATKFPRVAELYLRSRGLPGEIIRLSGNIELAPLVGLAEVIIDLVSTGRTLRENNLVAVEDIAVATARLVANRVFYQVKNDQLLALVEAVRKTLERGVQEC, encoded by the coding sequence ATGGCCGTAGATTGGATAACCTTTGCCCTTCCCAAAGGGCGTCTTTTGCCCTTCGCAACCGGCCTCCTGCGGGATGCCGGACTGCTGCGAACGGAAATAGACGGTAACGGGCGGCGCCTCGTATACAGGGATGAAGAAAGAGGGTTGCGCTACCTCATCTGCCGGGCTGCCGATGTTCCTACTTTTGTTGAGTACGGAGCTGCGGACTTAGGGGTGGCGGGAAAGGATGTGATCCTGGAGCAGGGAAAGGACATCTGCGAACTGCTGGACCTGGGCTTTGGAGAGTGCAGGTTTGTGGTCGCCGTTCCTGCGTCCAGGCTGGAGTTGTTTAAAGACGGTCTTGCAGGTTATCTCGCCCGCTGCGGGCAGCTGCGGGTGGCCACCAAGTTTCCGCGGGTGGCCGAACTCTACCTGCGCAGTCGGGGCCTTCCGGGTGAAATCATCAGGCTTTCGGGAAATATCGAGCTGGCTCCCCTGGTAGGTCTGGCCGAGGTGATCATCGATCTGGTTTCTACCGGGAGAACACTCCGGGAAAACAACTTGGTGGCAGTTGAGGATATTGCGGTTGCCACCGCCCGGCTGGTTGCCAACAGGGTTTTCTATCAGGTGAAAAACGACCAACTGCTTGCACTTGTAGAGGCCGTAAGAAAGACCTTGGAAAGAGGTGTCCAGGAATGCTGA
- the hisA gene encoding 1-(5-phosphoribosyl)-5-[(5-phosphoribosylamino)methylideneamino]imidazole-4-carboxamide isomerase: MLIFPAIDLRRGKCVRLTQGRAEEETVYAADPVAVAGRWVAEGAPWLHLVDLDGAFAGEPRQLSVVEEIARNVRVPIQLGGGIRTLDQIRAALEAGVERVILGTAAVTCPELVRKACTLFGGERIVVGIDARDGLVAVKGWQELSRWHYLDVARQVQECGCLRVVFTDTGKDGMLTGPNIAATGELAEKTGLKVIASGGVGTLSDIAALRSLEPLGVEGIILGKALYEGRFSLKEAIRVAAGDQTEGSRVAGE; the protein is encoded by the coding sequence ATGCTGATCTTCCCGGCCATTGATCTGAGGAGGGGAAAGTGTGTGCGCCTCACTCAGGGCAGGGCGGAGGAGGAAACCGTTTACGCCGCAGATCCGGTCGCCGTTGCCGGACGCTGGGTGGCTGAAGGGGCTCCCTGGCTGCACCTGGTCGACCTGGACGGGGCCTTCGCAGGGGAACCGCGTCAGCTCTCTGTGGTCGAGGAGATCGCCAGGAATGTCCGGGTCCCGATCCAGCTGGGGGGAGGGATCAGAACCCTCGATCAGATCCGCGCCGCTCTGGAAGCCGGGGTGGAAAGGGTGATCCTGGGGACGGCAGCGGTCACCTGCCCGGAGCTGGTGCGCAAGGCCTGCACCCTCTTCGGCGGTGAGCGGATCGTGGTGGGAATCGACGCCAGGGATGGCCTGGTGGCGGTTAAGGGTTGGCAGGAGTTATCGAGATGGCATTATCTGGACGTTGCCCGTCAGGTGCAGGAGTGCGGCTGCTTGCGGGTCGTCTTTACCGATACCGGTAAAGACGGGATGCTTACCGGCCCCAATATCGCAGCAACCGGGGAGCTGGCGGAAAAAACCGGTCTCAAAGTGATCGCCTCCGGCGGAGTTGGTACCCTGTCCGATATTGCCGCTCTGCGTTCTTTGGAGCCGCTCGGCGTGGAGGGGATTATTCTGGGGAAGGCGCTCTATGAAGGGAGGTTCTCCCTGAAAGAGGCCATCCGGGTTGCTGCCGGTGACCAGACGGAAGGTTCAAGGGTAGCCGGGGAATAA
- the hisF gene encoding imidazole glycerol phosphate synthase subunit HisF: protein MLAKRIIPCLDVKAGRVVKGVKFADLRDAGDPVEMAAEYDAAGADELVFLDITASLEGRRTMVDVARRTAEQVFIPFTVGGGIRSLDDIREMLLAGADKTAVNTAAVENPGLIAAAARRFGSQCVVVAIDARRKEPGRWEVLTHGGTRGTGIDAVAWAQEMERLGAGEILLTSFDRDGTKDGYDLELTRAVSEAVRIPVIASGGVGSLEHLYEGLTVGKADAVLAASIFHYREHTIREAKEYLAERGVPVRL from the coding sequence ATGCTTGCGAAACGTATCATCCCCTGCCTCGATGTAAAAGCGGGGCGGGTTGTCAAGGGTGTGAAGTTCGCCGACCTGCGGGATGCTGGGGATCCGGTGGAGATGGCGGCGGAGTACGACGCCGCAGGGGCGGACGAGCTGGTTTTCCTGGATATCACGGCATCTCTGGAGGGCCGCAGGACAATGGTCGATGTGGCCAGGCGAACGGCGGAGCAGGTGTTCATCCCCTTCACCGTGGGAGGAGGGATCAGATCCCTGGATGACATCAGGGAGATGCTGCTGGCCGGGGCCGACAAGACGGCAGTCAATACCGCGGCGGTTGAGAATCCGGGGCTGATCGCCGCTGCCGCCCGCAGATTCGGAAGCCAGTGCGTGGTGGTGGCCATCGATGCCCGCCGGAAAGAGCCGGGACGGTGGGAGGTGCTTACCCACGGCGGAACGCGGGGCACGGGTATCGATGCCGTTGCCTGGGCGCAAGAAATGGAGAGGCTGGGTGCAGGGGAAATCCTGCTGACCAGCTTCGATCGCGATGGGACGAAAGACGGCTACGACCTGGAGCTCACCAGGGCGGTGAGCGAAGCGGTGCGCATACCTGTTATTGCCTCAGGGGGTGTCGGCAGCCTGGAGCACCTTTATGAGGGGCTCACCGTAGGGAAGGCCGATGCGGTGCTGGCGGCTTCTATCTTCCATTACCGGGAGCATACTATCAGGGAGGCCAAGGAGTACCTGGCAGAGAGAGGGGTGCCTGTAAGGCTGTGA
- the hisD gene encoding histidinol dehydrogenase, whose translation MLKVVSSRDELVARLLEREHRGEDLEAGVRAIIDQVREQGDAGVLAATRRFDRANLTASGLQVTEEEIREAYAKVSPELLESLRQAHEHIRDFHARQLLQSWFQPGRDGEVVGQLYRPLKRVGIYVPGGTAAYPSSVLMNAVPAKVAGVEEIIMVTPPRPDGSVLPLVLVAAAESGVTKIFKAGGVQAVAALAYGTESIPKVDKIVGPGNIYVTIAKRLVFGLVDIDMLAGPSEIVVVADGDADPELVAADLLSQAEHDPRAAAILVTPDEELACRVRDEVERQLAELPRREIAAEALENYGAAVVTGSLSEAVELANELAPEHLELYIREPFAWLGAIENAGAVFLGSYASEPVGDYFAGPNHVLPTGGTARFFSPLSVEDFLKRTSVIYASEQALQKWGPHIVRLAEDEGLDAHARAVALRLKRLGSD comes from the coding sequence ATGCTGAAAGTGGTATCGAGTAGGGATGAGCTGGTGGCCCGGTTGCTGGAACGGGAGCACCGCGGTGAAGATCTGGAAGCCGGGGTGCGGGCGATTATCGACCAGGTGAGGGAACAGGGTGACGCCGGAGTTCTGGCCGCCACCAGAAGGTTCGATCGGGCGAATCTAACCGCTTCTGGACTGCAGGTGACGGAGGAGGAGATCCGGGAAGCCTATGCGAAGGTATCTCCTGAACTGTTGGAGTCGCTGCGCCAGGCCCATGAGCATATCCGTGACTTCCACGCCCGGCAGCTCTTGCAGTCCTGGTTTCAGCCGGGAAGGGATGGGGAGGTTGTCGGCCAACTTTACAGGCCCCTGAAGCGGGTGGGTATTTACGTTCCCGGGGGGACTGCGGCTTATCCCTCTTCCGTTTTGATGAACGCCGTTCCGGCGAAGGTGGCGGGGGTTGAAGAAATCATTATGGTAACTCCCCCGCGCCCCGACGGTAGCGTCCTTCCGCTGGTTCTCGTGGCGGCCGCCGAATCCGGAGTGACGAAGATCTTTAAAGCCGGGGGGGTTCAGGCGGTTGCTGCACTCGCTTACGGTACCGAGTCGATTCCCAAAGTGGACAAGATCGTGGGCCCCGGCAATATCTACGTAACGATTGCCAAACGGCTGGTTTTCGGGCTGGTGGATATCGACATGCTGGCAGGCCCCAGCGAGATCGTCGTTGTGGCCGACGGTGATGCCGATCCGGAGCTGGTGGCTGCGGATCTGCTCTCCCAGGCGGAGCACGATCCCCGGGCGGCAGCCATTCTGGTCACTCCCGATGAGGAGCTTGCCTGCAGGGTAAGGGATGAAGTGGAGAGGCAGCTGGCGGAGCTTCCCAGACGGGAGATAGCTGCTGAGGCCCTGGAAAACTACGGAGCCGCGGTTGTTACCGGGAGTCTGTCGGAGGCCGTGGAACTGGCCAATGAGCTGGCGCCGGAGCACCTGGAACTCTACATCCGGGAACCCTTCGCCTGGCTGGGCGCAATCGAAAATGCCGGTGCCGTTTTCCTCGGCTCATACGCCTCCGAGCCGGTGGGGGATTACTTTGCCGGCCCCAATCACGTCCTGCCTACAGGGGGAACGGCCAGGTTTTTCTCCCCTTTGAGTGTGGAGGATTTTCTCAAGCGCACCAGCGTTATCTATGCCTCTGAGCAAGCGCTTCAGAAGTGGGGGCCGCACATCGTCAGGCTGGCCGAGGATGAGGGGCTGGATGCCCATGCCCGGGCAGTTGCTTTGAGGCTGAAGCGGCTGGGATCTGATTAG
- the hisB gene encoding imidazoleglycerol-phosphate dehydratase HisB, with the protein MSVRRGRRVAREAEVRRATGETEIRVKLDLDGGGSFQGGTGVGFLDHMLHLLARHALLDLVVEAKGDLHVDAHHTVEDTGICLGQALRKALGDKKGINRYGWALLPMDEALALVAVDLSGRPYLAYDAVIPGLSAGDLPVELVPEFFRALVNNAGITAHLRLLSGANTHHSIEALFKGFARALREAVKAEERERGVPSTKGLL; encoded by the coding sequence ATGTCCGTCAGGAGGGGGAGAAGAGTGGCGCGGGAAGCGGAGGTGCGAAGGGCAACCGGCGAAACCGAGATCCGGGTTAAGCTGGATCTGGATGGAGGCGGGAGCTTTCAAGGGGGTACGGGTGTCGGTTTTCTCGACCATATGCTGCACCTGCTGGCGCGGCACGCCCTTTTAGACCTGGTGGTTGAGGCTAAAGGCGATCTCCATGTAGACGCTCACCATACGGTGGAGGATACCGGGATCTGCCTGGGTCAGGCTCTGCGGAAGGCTTTGGGGGACAAGAAGGGGATTAACAGGTACGGCTGGGCATTGCTCCCCATGGATGAAGCCCTGGCCCTGGTTGCCGTAGACCTCAGCGGGAGGCCCTATCTGGCCTATGATGCCGTCATACCCGGCCTGTCCGCCGGTGATCTACCGGTGGAACTGGTACCCGAATTCTTCCGGGCGCTGGTCAACAACGCCGGGATTACTGCTCACCTGAGACTTTTGAGCGGGGCCAACACCCATCACAGCATTGAGGCCCTTTTTAAGGGGTTTGCCCGCGCCTTGAGGGAGGCTGTGAAAGCGGAGGAGCGGGAGAGAGGGGTGCCGTCGACCAAAGGGCTGCTTTAG
- the hisH gene encoding imidazole glycerol phosphate synthase subunit HisH has translation MGWVIAIIDYGMGNLRSVQKCLEKNGFRTAIVSSPDGLAGAGGIILPGVGAFEDAVVNLRSRGLHRAIREAADKGQPVLGICLGMQLFFEVSEEGGSCEGLGIFSGRVRRFAGDLKVPHMGWNRVELRGANPLFEGIPDGSYFYFVHSYYVEPAAEEYIAGETEYGGRFVSAVADRNVFGVQFHPEKSSDLGERLLYNFGKLVESC, from the coding sequence ATGGGTTGGGTGATTGCCATCATCGACTACGGAATGGGCAACCTCAGAAGCGTGCAGAAGTGTCTGGAGAAAAATGGTTTCCGAACGGCGATAGTTTCCTCCCCGGATGGGCTGGCAGGGGCGGGAGGGATTATCCTCCCGGGGGTCGGAGCTTTTGAGGACGCCGTGGTGAATCTGCGCAGCCGCGGCCTCCACCGGGCGATCCGGGAGGCGGCAGATAAGGGCCAGCCGGTGCTGGGTATCTGCCTGGGGATGCAGCTCTTTTTTGAGGTCAGCGAGGAGGGCGGCTCTTGTGAGGGCCTGGGTATCTTTTCCGGGCGGGTGCGGCGCTTTGCCGGTGATCTCAAGGTTCCGCACATGGGTTGGAACCGGGTGGAATTGAGGGGTGCGAACCCCCTTTTTGAGGGGATACCTGACGGCTCCTATTTTTACTTTGTGCATTCCTATTACGTTGAGCCGGCCGCTGAGGAGTACATCGCCGGGGAAACTGAATACGGGGGCAGATTTGTTTCTGCGGTGGCGGACCGCAATGTTTTCGGTGTGCAGTTCCACCCGGAGAAGAGCAGTGACTTAGGGGAGCGCCTCCTTTACAACTTCGGAAAGCTGGTGGAGTCATGCTGA
- the pcrA gene encoding DNA helicase PcrA: MDLHKELNPAQLEAVLHEGGPMIIFAGAGSGKTRVLTYRIAHLVQRGVSPFRVLAVTFTNRAAAEMRERVRQLVGSAARDIWISTFHSLAVRILRQEARFLSYDRDFVIFDEADQLTLIKHCLQELSVDDRKFRPRGVLAEIGSLKNELITPDDYRQMTRNPREETIARLYARYQEKLLQQNALDFDDLLMQTVELFRREPCVLEHYQRRFQHILVDEYQDTNRAQYVLVRQLAGGHRNLCVVGDDDQSIYRWRGADIRNILEFEKDYPEARVFKLEQNYRSTQRILAVANAVIANNRGRKPKELWTSNGIGDPVYYYQAFDERDEAQFVTATIRELVKREEAGFGDCAVFYRTNAQSRSFEEEFIRCNIPYRIYGGVRFYERKEIKDILAYLRLIANPADEVSLRRIINVPRRGIGETVLARAEEVALREGKSLAVVLAEPERIPGLGGRAVKAVREFFRMVDGWRRLEGSLPIAELVERVLDETGYISLLEAEKTVEAETRLENLKEFLGVARQYDAGLDKSLAGFLEELALVADIDNYRPEEQAVVLMTIHSAKGMEFPVVFLTGMEEGLFPHARALAEEAEIEEERRLCYVGITRAQRRLYLSWATKRYLHGNGTFREPSRFLEEIPPEFLHPVVPGEGDAAAGPERSGAESGQGIGDIGALNEASAGTEEVAIAAVESEVTYRVGDKVEHKKFGRGVVMETRIGPGGDLEIFVSFESAGFKHLMAKYAPLKKV; the protein is encoded by the coding sequence ATGGATCTTCACAAGGAATTGAATCCGGCGCAGCTGGAGGCGGTGCTGCACGAAGGGGGTCCGATGATCATTTTCGCCGGGGCGGGAAGCGGCAAGACGCGGGTTTTGACCTACCGCATCGCCCACCTGGTGCAGAGGGGGGTGTCCCCCTTCCGGGTCCTGGCGGTGACCTTTACCAACCGCGCCGCCGCGGAAATGCGGGAGAGGGTACGGCAGCTGGTGGGCAGCGCCGCCCGGGACATCTGGATCAGCACCTTCCATTCTCTGGCAGTAAGGATCCTCCGGCAGGAGGCGCGCTTTCTGTCCTATGACCGCGATTTCGTTATTTTCGACGAAGCCGATCAGTTGACGCTGATCAAGCACTGCCTTCAGGAGTTGAGCGTCGACGACAGGAAATTCCGCCCGCGCGGCGTCCTGGCGGAGATCGGTAGCCTGAAAAATGAACTGATTACACCCGATGATTACAGGCAGATGACGCGCAATCCGCGGGAGGAGACCATTGCCCGGCTCTATGCCCGTTACCAGGAGAAGCTTCTCCAGCAGAACGCCCTGGATTTTGACGACCTCTTGATGCAGACGGTGGAGCTTTTCCGGAGGGAGCCTTGTGTGCTGGAGCACTACCAGCGCCGTTTTCAGCATATTCTGGTGGACGAGTACCAGGATACCAATCGCGCCCAGTACGTCCTGGTGCGGCAGCTGGCCGGGGGGCACCGGAACCTCTGCGTGGTTGGGGACGACGATCAATCCATTTACCGCTGGCGAGGAGCGGATATCAGGAATATACTGGAATTCGAGAAGGACTATCCAGAGGCCCGGGTATTCAAGCTGGAGCAGAACTACCGGTCTACCCAGCGCATCCTGGCGGTAGCCAATGCCGTGATCGCCAACAACCGGGGGCGAAAGCCCAAGGAGCTGTGGACTTCCAACGGAATCGGGGATCCTGTCTATTATTATCAGGCTTTTGATGAGCGGGATGAGGCGCAGTTCGTGACCGCCACCATCCGGGAACTGGTAAAGCGGGAGGAAGCCGGCTTTGGGGACTGCGCCGTATTCTACAGGACCAATGCCCAGTCCCGCTCCTTTGAGGAGGAGTTCATCCGCTGCAACATCCCCTACCGCATTTACGGCGGGGTGCGCTTCTATGAACGCAAAGAGATCAAGGATATCCTCGCCTATCTGCGACTGATCGCCAACCCCGCCGATGAGGTGTCCCTGCGGCGGATCATCAATGTGCCGCGCCGGGGGATCGGTGAAACGGTCCTCGCCCGGGCTGAAGAGGTCGCCCTCAGGGAGGGTAAGAGCCTGGCCGTCGTTCTGGCGGAGCCGGAGCGGATTCCGGGGCTGGGAGGTCGTGCCGTGAAGGCAGTCCGGGAATTCTTCCGCATGGTGGACGGCTGGCGGCGGCTGGAGGGATCGCTGCCCATAGCGGAACTTGTGGAGCGGGTTCTCGACGAAACCGGCTACATCTCCCTCCTGGAGGCCGAAAAGACCGTAGAGGCGGAGACGCGCCTGGAGAACCTCAAAGAGTTCCTGGGCGTGGCCCGGCAGTACGACGCCGGACTTGATAAATCTCTCGCCGGTTTCCTGGAGGAGCTTGCCCTGGTGGCGGATATCGACAATTACCGGCCGGAGGAGCAGGCAGTGGTTCTGATGACCATTCACAGCGCCAAGGGGATGGAGTTTCCCGTCGTCTTCCTCACCGGAATGGAGGAGGGGCTGTTTCCTCACGCCCGCGCTCTGGCCGAAGAGGCGGAGATAGAGGAGGAGCGCCGCCTTTGCTACGTGGGTATCACCAGGGCGCAACGCAGGCTTTATCTATCCTGGGCCACCAAGCGCTACCTGCATGGCAACGGCACCTTCCGGGAGCCTTCCCGCTTCCTCGAAGAGATACCGCCGGAGTTCCTGCATCCAGTGGTGCCCGGGGAGGGGGATGCTGCTGCCGGGCCTGAGCGGTCGGGTGCCGAGAGTGGACAGGGAATTGGAGACATTGGTGCTCTTAATGAGGCCTCCGCCGGCACCGAGGAGGTTGCCATAGCGGCCGTGGAATCAGAGGTTACCTACCGGGTGGGGGATAAGGTGGAACACAAGAAATTCGGGCGGGGGGTAGTCATGGAGACCAGAATCGGCCCCGGGGGTGACCTGGAGATCTTTGTGTCCTTTGAATCCGCCGGTTTTAAACACCTGATGGCGAAGTATGCTCCTCTCAAGAAGGTTTGA
- the hisIE gene encoding bifunctional phosphoribosyl-AMP cyclohydrolase/phosphoribosyl-ATP diphosphatase HisIE: protein MKAQPVLTDEQEIESFLDSVKFDSQGLVPAVVQDAAGGEVLMVAWMNRESLRRSLESGRTWFYSRSRQCLWPKGETSGNYQYIREVYCDCDGDTLLFKVEQVGAACHQGTRSCFSHVAGTTPSASGSPEIITGLYALLGERRKTLPEGSYTASLFRKGIDRIVQKVGEEAVEVVIAGKNRDREELIEETADLVYHLLVLLVECGVTPEDICAKLAERRR, encoded by the coding sequence GTGAAAGCGCAACCGGTGCTGACGGACGAGCAAGAGATCGAGAGTTTTCTGGATTCCGTGAAATTCGACTCTCAGGGGCTGGTCCCGGCGGTGGTGCAGGATGCGGCCGGGGGTGAGGTTTTGATGGTGGCCTGGATGAACCGGGAGTCTTTAAGGCGCTCTCTGGAGAGCGGGAGAACCTGGTTTTACAGCAGGAGCAGGCAGTGCCTCTGGCCGAAAGGGGAAACCAGTGGGAACTACCAGTATATCAGGGAGGTTTACTGCGACTGTGACGGCGATACCCTTCTCTTCAAGGTAGAGCAGGTGGGAGCGGCCTGCCATCAGGGGACGCGTTCCTGTTTTTCTCATGTTGCCGGAACAACACCATCTGCATCCGGTTCCCCTGAAATCATCACCGGTCTTTATGCCCTGCTCGGGGAACGCCGCAAGACCCTACCGGAGGGGTCCTATACGGCCAGCCTCTTTCGTAAGGGAATCGACAGGATCGTCCAGAAGGTGGGGGAAGAAGCGGTGGAAGTGGTGATCGCCGGGAAGAATCGCGACCGGGAGGAGCTCATCGAAGAAACCGCGGATCTTGTTTACCACCTGCTGGTATTGCTGGTGGAGTGCGGGGTGACCCCTGAGGATATCTGCGCCAAACTGGCGGAGCGCCGACGGTAG
- the hisZ gene encoding ATP phosphoribosyltransferase regulatory subunit — translation MDSSGMVLMPGGVRDLLPGEARRKRELENRLIGLFRSWGYQEVVTPTFEYYDVLAPALGKLLPDQLYRFIDEQGRIMVLRPDMTTPIARMMSTRLQGRELPQRYCYAANVFRRENHAGRQREFFQAGVELLGAGGPAADAEVISLAAAALELAGIKDFRVAVGHVEVLAGVLRGAGFSEAEQEQAKIALGSKDLVAWERLVLKSLLPQDRKKVLASLPYRNGGIEVLERVRDLIKDESARASLESLSRVWESLADFGFQGRAGIDLTLLRGLEYYTGIVFECYAAGVGYPLCGGGRYDCLLSKFGPSLPATGFALVIDRLLAALERQSAAVEEQVPDYFITGDDLRSVFQKAKELREEGFIVEVDVSERPRREAIAYASRKGIPQILVIENSETVER, via the coding sequence ATGGACAGTTCGGGGATGGTTCTCATGCCGGGCGGGGTGCGTGACCTCCTCCCCGGTGAAGCACGACGCAAGCGGGAACTGGAGAACAGGTTGATCGGGCTTTTCAGGTCCTGGGGCTATCAGGAGGTTGTGACACCCACCTTTGAATATTACGATGTGCTGGCACCGGCGCTGGGCAAGCTGCTTCCCGACCAGCTTTACCGGTTTATCGACGAGCAGGGGAGAATTATGGTTCTGCGGCCGGATATGACCACTCCCATCGCCCGGATGATGAGCACGCGCCTCCAGGGCCGGGAACTGCCGCAGCGCTATTGTTATGCGGCCAACGTTTTCCGGAGGGAGAACCACGCAGGGAGGCAGCGGGAGTTTTTTCAGGCGGGAGTGGAGCTTCTGGGAGCAGGAGGGCCAGCTGCCGATGCTGAAGTGATCAGCCTGGCCGCTGCCGCTCTGGAGCTGGCAGGGATAAAGGATTTTCGGGTTGCTGTCGGTCATGTTGAGGTCCTGGCAGGTGTTTTGAGAGGAGCGGGTTTTTCGGAGGCGGAACAGGAACAGGCGAAAATCGCCCTGGGCAGCAAAGACCTCGTAGCCTGGGAACGCCTGGTACTGAAATCCCTTCTTCCTCAGGACAGGAAAAAGGTTTTAGCCTCTTTGCCCTACCGGAATGGGGGTATTGAGGTGCTGGAACGGGTGCGAGACCTGATTAAGGATGAATCCGCTCGAGCCTCTCTGGAGAGCCTGAGCAGGGTATGGGAGAGCCTTGCGGACTTCGGCTTTCAGGGGAGGGCGGGAATTGATCTGACGCTTCTCAGGGGCCTGGAGTATTATACAGGGATTGTTTTTGAGTGCTATGCCGCGGGGGTCGGCTATCCCTTATGCGGTGGAGGCCGGTACGACTGCCTTTTGTCCAAATTCGGCCCTTCTCTGCCGGCAACGGGTTTTGCTCTGGTTATCGATCGCCTCCTGGCGGCGCTGGAGAGGCAGTCGGCGGCGGTGGAGGAGCAGGTCCCCGATTATTTTATTACAGGGGACGACCTGCGGAGCGTCTTCCAGAAGGCGAAGGAGTTGCGGGAGGAGGGCTTTATTGTCGAGGTGGACGTTTCGGAGCGCCCCCGGCGGGAGGCCATCGCCTATGCCTCCCGGAAGGGGATTCCGCAGATACTGGTGATCGAGAATTCGGAAACTGTGGAGAGATGA